The following proteins are encoded in a genomic region of Pleurocapsa minor HA4230-MV1:
- a CDS encoding DUF86 domain-containing protein: protein MLLSAKIAVEYVAGRSREDLISDLQLQDAVIRRFLIIGEAARRVSEETKQNLPKVPWTAINGMRNRLVHEYDDIDLDVIWDTLIKSLPILIKELENVVLLEE, encoded by the coding sequence ATGCTGCTCTCTGCCAAAATTGCTGTTGAATACGTAGCAGGGCGATCGCGAGAGGATTTGATAAGCGATCTTCAACTTCAGGATGCTGTGATTCGACGATTTTTAATTATTGGAGAAGCAGCAAGACGTGTTTCTGAAGAAACCAAACAAAACTTACCGAAAGTTCCCTGGACAGCTATTAACGGAATGCGTAATCGGTTGGTTCATGAATATGATGATATCGATCTTGATGTTATTTGGGATACCTTGATTAAGAGTCTGCCTATTTTGATTAAAGAACTAGAGAATGTTGTTTTACTGGAAGAATAG
- a CDS encoding transposase: protein MTYSVDLRKRVVKFVAAGGSKAEASRRYEVSLWCVNDWCRRKNLTPSPQLGRRRKLNWKALAQHIQEHPDALLRERAQYFGVHTSAIGYAQKQMKLTRKKNSEIQ, encoded by the coding sequence ATGACTTATAGTGTAGATCTGCGAAAGCGGGTGGTAAAGTTTGTCGCGGCTGGAGGCTCAAAAGCCGAAGCATCAAGAAGATATGAAGTAAGCTTATGGTGTGTGAATGATTGGTGTCGAAGAAAAAATTTGACTCCATCACCACAACTTGGAAGAAGGCGAAAACTAAACTGGAAAGCACTTGCCCAACATATTCAAGAACATCCAGATGCTTTGTTAAGAGAAAGAGCGCAATATTTTGGAGTGCATACGAGTGCTATTGGGTATGCCCAGAAGCAAATGAAGTTAACTCGTAAAAAAAACTCTGAAATACAGTGA
- a CDS encoding DNA-processing protein DprA produces the protein MMTNHIFSLDTQAILLLCASFGLSRTTVPKPLTLREYNSLVIWLKDNDLTPQDLFDSIIQDKLLQLTINQLESHRILALLKRGVMLSLAVEKWTNQGLWILSRGDAEYPKCLKQKLKDQAPAILYGVGNKNLLDQGGLAIVGSRNLDDAGLEYTQKLIKTCVQQKSQIIVGGTRGVDRALMLGTIEAGGTVVGVMADGLATSAVAKNYRRGIPQGRLTLISALDPDAGFKIDNAMGRNQYIHALASLN, from the coding sequence ATGATGACAAATCACATTTTTTCCCTTGATACTCAGGCAATATTACTCTTATGTGCCAGTTTTGGTTTGTCGCGTACAACTGTGCCAAAACCTTTAACCTTAAGAGAATATAATAGTCTAGTAATTTGGTTAAAAGATAATGATTTGACTCCTCAAGATTTATTTGATTCAATAATTCAAGATAAACTTCTTCAGTTGACAATTAATCAGCTAGAATCTCACCGCATCTTGGCTTTATTAAAACGTGGTGTGATGTTGAGTTTAGCGGTGGAAAAATGGACAAATCAAGGATTATGGATCTTGAGCAGAGGCGATGCTGAATATCCTAAGTGCTTGAAACAAAAACTAAAAGATCAAGCTCCCGCTATTCTTTATGGTGTGGGTAACAAAAACTTGCTCGATCAAGGAGGATTAGCAATTGTTGGTTCTCGCAATCTAGATGATGCAGGATTAGAATATACTCAGAAACTGATTAAAACTTGTGTTCAACAAAAGAGCCAAATAATTGTTGGTGGTACAAGAGGGGTAGATCGGGCTTTGATGTTAGGTACAATTGAAGCTGGTGGAACAGTTGTCGGTGTGATGGCTGATGGTTTAGCCACATCAGCAGTAGCCAAGAATTATCGCAGAGGAATTCCTCAAGGGAGATTAACTCTAATCTCAGCCCTAGATCCTGATGCTGGTTTTAAGATCGATAACGCGATGGGCCGTAATCAATATATTCATGCTTTAGCTAGCCTGAATTAA
- a CDS encoding nucleotidyltransferase family protein, whose amino-acid sequence MKLTNIKFPIKQIEEFCDRWQIIEFALFGSVLRVDFRPDSDIDVMVQFHSDAHPTLFDLADMENELKVIFQRDVDLVTRKGITGSRNYLRRNNILDSAQIIYAKRSPIST is encoded by the coding sequence ATGAAATTGACCAATATAAAATTCCCAATCAAACAGATCGAAGAATTTTGCGATCGCTGGCAAATTATTGAATTTGCTTTGTTTGGTTCTGTTCTTCGTGTTGATTTCCGTCCTGATAGCGATATCGACGTGATGGTGCAATTCCATTCAGATGCTCATCCTACCCTGTTCGACTTAGCAGATATGGAAAATGAACTAAAGGTAATTTTTCAGCGAGACGTAGACTTAGTAACTCGCAAAGGTATTACAGGTAGTCGAAATTATCTGCGTCGTAATAATATTCTTGACTCTGCTCAAATTATCTATGCCAAAAGATCCCCAATTTCTACTTGA
- a CDS encoding protein kinase: MKPQNIIIDSEENIHLIDFGISKELSDKTLGITTQFGGTEGFIAPEKILLRRTDNRSDLYSLGMVLALYIDRLQ, encoded by the coding sequence ATTAAACCACAGAATATTATAATAGATTCCGAAGAAAATATACATTTGATTGACTTTGGTATTTCTAAGGAACTGAGTGATAAAACATTAGGGATAACTACTCAGTTTGGAGGCACAGAAGGGTTTATTGCACCAGAGAAAATTTTACTTCGCAGAACAGATAATCGAAGCGATTTATATAGTTTAGGAATGGTGCTGGCTCTCTACATCGATCGGCTTCAATAG
- a CDS encoding IS630 family transposase, which translates to MRNLREIVILDGSSNLVYLDESGFEEYVYRPYAWSKRGQKTYGDRHGQKGTRTSLIAGKRGKQLLAPILFQGSTNALWFNQWLEKHLIPELKPNSTLILDNASFHRQDDVFRIAQQAGHKVLFLPPYSPDFNRIEQDFAILKKRRIYSAPGTSLDDIVKSYGNYLE; encoded by the coding sequence TTGAGAAATTTACGTGAAATTGTCATCCTGGATGGGTCAAGCAATTTAGTTTATTTGGATGAATCAGGCTTTGAAGAATATGTCTATCGTCCTTATGCCTGGTCAAAACGAGGACAAAAAACTTATGGCGATCGCCATGGTCAAAAAGGAACCAGAACCAGTCTGATAGCTGGGAAAAGAGGTAAACAGTTGTTAGCACCAATTCTTTTTCAAGGAAGTACTAATGCTTTATGGTTTAATCAATGGCTCGAAAAACATCTCATTCCCGAATTAAAACCAAACTCCACTCTAATCCTTGATAATGCGTCATTTCACCGCCAGGATGATGTATTTCGCATTGCCCAACAAGCGGGTCACAAAGTTTTGTTTTTACCACCCTATTCACCTGATTTTAATCGGATCGAACAAGACTTTGCCATCCTCAAAAAAAGACGCATTTATTCCGCTCCTGGTACTTCCTTGGATGATATCGTTAAATCATACGGAAATTATTTAGAATGA